The Anolis carolinensis isolate JA03-04 chromosome 1, rAnoCar3.1.pri, whole genome shotgun sequence genome window below encodes:
- the LOC100554703 gene encoding disintegrin and metalloproteinase domain-containing protein 21-like: MTYLMGLIPLYRKRTSILSCLIIMLFRNCLTETTGQIPTQGFGYESYEVTIPRKLTPRFREQESQGITYLLRIEGKIHILYLRQIQGLFPKQFPVFTYKKDGDLQVDYPFIRDDCFYHGVVQGIPSSLVTLSTCSGGLKGILRLKNKMYEIEPVPASYTFQHVVYHLKKKEDAVHIMCGLTEEEQKRQEAMMQKAENEVVGIDARGMWWTHIRYVKLAVVVEHERFVKFHKNETLTTLHVLNVIHTANSLYDPIPLQLSLAGLEIWSTKNLIEIADTINDTLLSFTRWRRDSLVQRLQNDAGHLFVYKRFGTIHGLAYLGTICDKHWGSAVESYMTSSLFHFSNTFAHELGHILGMKHDKKFCSCNRDACIMATVQVPTDQFSNCSYKNYLKLRNSHCLLIPPDLNKIYTSEYCGNKVMEKGEQCDCGSKAECESDPCCQSNCILRSGVSCAFGQCCSECHYLPAQSLCREKNGICDLPEYCNGTSQWCPDDVYIQDGTQCSNGAFCYHGNCTTHSEQCKIIFGNKARVASESCFREINVQGNRFGNCGIRYGIYNKCNAENILCGRIQCDGVDLLPSLEKQNSIIQSHADNGECWGTVHHRGKETADIGAVKDGTSCGTDKMCIERQCVNVSLLKYDCNVSTCHNRGVCNTLNNCHCDYGWAPPNCLSKGNGGSIDSGPPAPQKYNMSFARILTIVGIVYISSVALVWTGVIVYFRNKLIDQFRRLRTQFLPRELNQEESTQ; the protein is encoded by the coding sequence ATGACATACTTAATGGGACTAATTCCCCTTTACAGGAAAAGGACAAGTATTTTATCTTGTCTCATTATCATGCTTTTCAGGAATTGTCTCACAGAGACTACAGGGCAGATACCAACACAAGGCTTTGGATATGAATCATATGAGGTGACCATCCCAAGGAAACTAACTCCGAGATTTAGAGAACAAGAATCTCAAGGTATCACGTATCTTTTGCGGATTGAAGGGAAAATCCACATTCTCTATCTCAGACAGATACAGGGCTTGTTCCCTAAACAGTTTCCAGTTTTCACTTACAAAAAGGATGGGGATCTCCAGGTGGACTATCCATTTATCAGAGATGATTGCTTCTACCATGGTGTTGTGCAGGGCATTCCTTCCTCTCTGGTCACACTCAGCACTTGCTCAGGAGGACTCAAGGGTATTTTACGATTAAAAAACAAGATGTATGAAATTGAACCTGTTCCAGCATCTTACACCTTTCAACATGTGgtgtatcatttgaaaaagaaagaagatgcaGTCCATATTATGTGTGGGTTGACAGAGGAAGAGCAAAAACGTCAAGAGGCTATGATGCAGAAGGCAGAGAATGAAGTAGTAGGAATAGATGCAAGAGGAATGTGGTGGACACATATCAGATATGTGAAGTTAGCAGTTGTGGTGGAACATGAACGATTTGTGAAGTTTCACAAAAATGAAACGCTTACTACTCTACATGTTCTGAATGTTATCCATACTGCAAATTCACTGTATGACCCAATTCCTCTTCAGTTGTCTCTAGCTGGGCTTGAGATCTGGTCCACCAAGAATCTCATAGAAATTGCTGACACCATTAATGACACACTATTGTCATTTACACGCTGGAGAAGAGACTCTCTTGTTCAACGGCTACAGAATGATGCTGGTCACTTATTTGTATATAAGAGGTTTGGAACTATACATGGATTGGCATACCTAGGAACAATTTGTGATAAGCATTGGGGAtctgctgtggaatcatacatgacttccagtttatttcatttttctaatACATTTGCTCATGAATTAGGGCACATTCTTGGTATGAAACATGACAAAAAATTCTGTAGTTGCAATCGAGATGCCTGTATAATGGCTACAGTTCAAGTACCCACTGATCAATTTAGCAATTGCAGTTATAAAAATTACTTGAAATTAAGGAATTCACATTGCCTATTAATTCCACCAGACCTCAATAAAATTTATACATCCGAATACTGTGGAAACAAAGTGATGGAGAAAGGTGAGCAATGTGACTGTGGTTCAAAAGCTGAATGTGAGTCAGATCCGTGCTGTCAATCTAATTGCATTTTGCGTTCAGGTGTCAGTTGTGCTTTTGGACAATGCTGTTctgagtgtcattaccttccagCTCAATCCCTTTGCAGAGAGAAGAATGGCATTTGTGATCTTCCTGAGTATTGCAATGGGACTTCACAGTGGTGTCCTGATGATGTTTATATTCAAGATGGTACCCAATGTAGCAATGGTGCATTTTGTTATCATGGAAACTGCACTACTCATAGTGAACAATGCAAAATCATTTTTGGCAACAAGGCACGAGTTGCTTCAGAAAGTTGCTTCAGAGAGATTAATGTTCAAGGCAATCGCTTTGGTAACTGTGGAATCAGATATGGAATTTATAACAAATGTAACGCTGAGAATATCCTATGTGGACGAATTCAGTGTGATGGTGTGGATCTCTTGCCTTCTTTAGAGAAACAGAATTCTATAATTCAGTCACATGCTGACAATGGTGAATGCTGGGGTACAGTTCATCATCGTGGAAAGGAGACAGCTGATATCGGAGCAGTGAAAGATGGTACTTCATGTGGTACTGACAAGATGTGTATTGAACGGCAATGTGTGAATGTCTCCCTCTTGAAATATGACTGCAATGTCTCCACATGTCATAATAGGGGAGTATGCAACACTCTCAACAATTGTCACTGTGATTACGGATGGGCCCCTCCCAACTGTCTAAGTAAAGGCAACGGTGGCAGCATTGACAGTGGACCCCCTGCCCCACAGAAGTATAATATGAGTTTTGCTAGAATACTAACTATTGTAGGAATTGTATATATTTCTTCTGTTGCTCTTGTGTGGACTGGTGTGATTGTATATTTCAGGAATAAGTTGATAGATCAGTTTAGAAGACTGAGGACACAATTTCTTCCAAGAGAGTTAAATCAGGAGGAAAGTACACAGTAG